A part of Homoserinibacter sp. YIM 151385 genomic DNA contains:
- a CDS encoding cystathionine gamma-synthase, with protein MTDHDFATRAIHAGQAFDPTTGAVVPPVYLTSTFVQDGVGGLRGGYEYARAANPTRDSLQELLASLEGGDRAFSFASGLAAEDALLRALVKPGDHVLMGNDVYGGTHRLVRKVLGPWGVELSTAEFGDADAVRAAIRPNTKVVWVETPSNPFMKVTDIEAIAEIGRAAGAVVVVDNTFATPYLQQPLAHGADVVVHSTTKYLGGHSDVVGGAVVLRDGELAEQVGFLQFAAGAVSGPLDAWLTVRGIKTLAVRMDRHSQNALAIARALHGHAAVERVYYPGLEGHLGAEVAARQMPRGAGGMLSIALAGGEAAALRLAGSMELFQLAESLGGVESLVNHPAQMTHASVRGTELEVPGSLLRFSVGIESVDDLLADVLQGLERL; from the coding sequence ATGACCGATCACGACTTCGCGACCCGCGCCATCCACGCCGGCCAGGCCTTCGACCCGACGACCGGCGCCGTCGTCCCGCCCGTCTACCTGACCTCCACCTTCGTGCAGGACGGCGTGGGCGGCCTCCGCGGCGGCTACGAGTACGCGCGCGCCGCGAACCCGACGCGCGACTCCCTCCAGGAGCTGCTCGCCTCCCTCGAGGGCGGCGACCGCGCCTTCAGCTTCGCCTCGGGCCTCGCGGCCGAGGACGCCCTGCTCCGGGCGCTCGTGAAGCCGGGCGACCACGTGCTCATGGGGAACGACGTCTACGGCGGCACGCACCGCCTCGTCCGCAAGGTGCTGGGGCCCTGGGGCGTGGAGCTCTCGACCGCGGAGTTCGGGGATGCGGACGCGGTGCGCGCCGCGATCCGCCCGAACACGAAGGTCGTGTGGGTCGAGACCCCGAGCAACCCCTTCATGAAGGTGACCGACATCGAGGCGATCGCCGAGATCGGCCGCGCGGCGGGCGCGGTCGTCGTGGTCGACAACACCTTCGCGACGCCCTACCTCCAGCAGCCGCTCGCGCACGGGGCCGATGTCGTGGTGCACTCGACGACGAAGTACCTCGGCGGCCACAGCGACGTCGTCGGCGGCGCGGTCGTGCTGCGCGACGGCGAGCTCGCCGAGCAGGTCGGCTTCCTGCAGTTCGCGGCCGGCGCCGTCTCGGGGCCGCTCGACGCGTGGCTGACGGTCCGCGGCATCAAGACGCTCGCGGTCCGCATGGACCGCCACTCGCAGAACGCGCTCGCGATCGCGCGAGCGCTCCACGGCCACGCCGCGGTCGAGCGCGTCTACTACCCCGGCCTCGAGGGGCACCTGGGCGCGGAGGTCGCGGCGCGGCAGATGCCGCGGGGCGCGGGCGGCATGCTCTCGATCGCCCTCGCGGGCGGCGAGGCGGCGGCGCTGCGGCTCGCCGGGTCGATGGAGCTCTTCCAGCTCGCCGAGTCGCTCGGGGGCGTCGAGTCCCTCGTCAACCACCCCGCGCAGATGACGCACGCCTCGGTCCGCGGCACCGAGCTCGAGGTGCCGGGCAGCCTGCTGCGCTTCTCGGTCGGGATCGAGTCCGTCGACGACCTCCTCGCGGATGTCCTCCAGGGGCTCGAGCGCCTCTAG
- a CDS encoding cystathionine beta-synthase, with amino-acid sequence MRYAESVLDLVGDTPLVRLNRVTEGIRATVLVKVEYVNPGGSSKDRIATRIIDAAERDGHLKPGGTIVEPTSGNTGIGLALVAQQRGYRCVFVCPDKVSADKINTLRAYGAEVVVTPTAVAPDSPESYYSVSDRLAREIPGAFKPDQYSNPNGPLSHYETTGPEIWRDTDGRITHFVAGVGTGGTITGTGRYLREVAGDAVRIIGADPEGSVYSGGGGRPYLTEGVGEDFWPSAYDPSVVDEIIASSDAESFELTRRLAREEGLLVGGSSGLAVASGLKAARELGPEAVMVILLPDGGRGYLGKIFDDRWMRSYGFLPPDGEQTVADIVGTKDPDLAGLVHVHPSDTVRHAIDKMRRHGISQMPVLTAEPPVVMGEVVGAIDEKALVDAVFSGRAQLTDALEGLIAPPLPLIGLGEHVDAVREKLTASDALLVVGDGKPAAVLTRHDLLTFLSR; translated from the coding sequence ATGCGCTACGCGGAGTCCGTGCTCGATCTCGTCGGCGACACCCCGCTCGTGCGGCTCAACCGCGTGACGGAGGGGATCCGGGCGACGGTGCTCGTGAAGGTCGAGTACGTGAACCCCGGCGGCTCCTCGAAGGACCGCATCGCGACCCGCATCATCGACGCGGCCGAGCGCGACGGGCACCTGAAGCCGGGCGGCACGATCGTCGAGCCGACCTCCGGCAACACCGGGATCGGCCTCGCCCTCGTCGCCCAGCAGCGCGGCTACCGCTGCGTCTTCGTCTGCCCCGACAAGGTCAGCGCCGACAAGATCAACACCCTCCGGGCCTACGGGGCCGAGGTCGTCGTCACGCCGACCGCGGTCGCGCCCGACAGCCCCGAGTCCTACTACTCGGTGAGCGACCGGCTGGCCCGCGAGATCCCCGGCGCCTTCAAGCCCGACCAGTACTCGAACCCGAACGGCCCGCTCAGCCACTACGAGACGACCGGCCCCGAGATCTGGCGCGACACCGATGGCCGCATCACCCACTTCGTCGCGGGCGTCGGCACGGGCGGCACCATCACGGGCACCGGCCGCTACCTGCGGGAGGTGGCGGGGGATGCCGTGCGCATCATCGGCGCGGACCCGGAGGGCTCGGTCTACTCGGGCGGCGGCGGGCGGCCGTATCTGACGGAGGGCGTCGGCGAGGACTTCTGGCCGAGCGCCTACGACCCGTCCGTCGTCGACGAGATCATCGCCTCCTCCGATGCGGAGAGCTTCGAGCTGACCCGCCGCCTCGCCCGCGAGGAGGGCCTGCTCGTCGGCGGCTCGAGCGGCCTCGCGGTCGCCTCCGGGCTCAAGGCGGCCCGCGAGCTCGGCCCGGAGGCGGTCATGGTGATCCTCCTGCCGGACGGCGGCCGCGGCTACCTCGGCAAGATCTTCGACGACCGCTGGATGCGGTCCTACGGCTTCCTGCCGCCGGACGGCGAGCAGACGGTCGCCGACATCGTCGGCACGAAGGATCCCGATCTCGCGGGCCTCGTGCACGTGCACCCGAGCGACACCGTGCGGCACGCGATCGACAAGATGCGCCGTCACGGCATCTCGCAGATGCCGGTCCTCACCGCCGAGCCGCCCGTCGTGATGGGCGAGGTCGTGGGCGCCATCGACGAGAAGGCCCTCGTGGATGCGGTGTTCAGCGGGCGGGCCCAGCTCACCGACGCGCTCGAGGGCCTCATCGCGCCGCCCCTGCCGCTCATCGGCCTCGGCGAGCACGTGGACGCGGTGCGCGAGAAGCTGACCGCCTCCGACGCGCTGCTCGTGGTCGGCGACGGCAAGCCGGCCGCCGTCCTGACGCGCCACGACCTCCTGACCTTCCTGAGCCGCTGA
- a CDS encoding DUF3105 domain-containing protein, whose amino-acid sequence MNQPSDGKPTIKQQRAAQREEKLASFRRKQAAEKRNRRIGIAAAITAGVAVLGLVIGFVVVPALVPAPPRDPAATGEVQTWDDLESVHTGSTVDYEGEYDMYPPAGGPHNPAWLNCAIYTEPQKNENAVHSLEHGALWFTYDPAQVEGAELEALAAVVPDEYAILSPFPNLDAPMAVSAWGAQLKFEDPADAAVADFIEQYWRSPDVPEPGASCAGAIDGPGKQA is encoded by the coding sequence ATGAACCAGCCCAGCGACGGCAAGCCCACCATCAAGCAGCAGCGAGCCGCCCAGCGCGAGGAGAAGCTCGCCTCCTTCAGGCGGAAGCAGGCGGCCGAGAAGCGCAACCGCCGCATCGGCATCGCGGCCGCGATCACGGCCGGCGTCGCCGTCCTCGGCCTCGTGATCGGCTTCGTCGTCGTCCCGGCGCTCGTGCCCGCGCCGCCGCGCGACCCCGCCGCGACCGGCGAGGTGCAGACCTGGGACGACCTCGAGAGCGTCCACACCGGCAGCACCGTCGACTACGAGGGCGAGTACGACATGTACCCGCCCGCCGGCGGCCCGCACAACCCGGCCTGGCTCAACTGCGCCATCTACACGGAGCCGCAGAAGAACGAGAACGCCGTGCACTCCCTCGAGCACGGCGCGCTCTGGTTCACCTACGACCCGGCGCAGGTCGAGGGCGCCGAGCTCGAGGCGCTCGCGGCCGTCGTGCCCGACGAGTACGCGATCCTCTCGCCGTTCCCGAACCTGGATGCGCCCATGGCGGTCTCCGCCTGGGGCGCGCAGCTGAAGTTCGAGGACCCGGCCGACGCGGCCGTCGCCGACTTCATCGAGCAGTACTGGCGCTCGCCGGACGTGCCGGAGCCGGGCGCCTCCTGCGCCGGCGCGATCGACGGCCCCGGCAAGCAGGCGTGA
- a CDS encoding DUF305 domain-containing protein, whose translation MTRVEEAVGPDPETEPARGGGSGRLVLAAVLVTLVLVASAFVVGRISVGQTAPPTSESPAAGFLRDMQVHHAQAVEMSFIVRDGTLDEDVRRMAYDIATSQSNQAGQMYALLFSWDLPQASRQERMTWMTIPPIDGSGHEHEGGAHVPGEPMPGLATDAQLDRLRALEGADAERYFLELMLAHHRGGVEMADAIAVRTDQEKVLTLARSMQLAQTSEIDAMTEMLEERGGPLP comes from the coding sequence GTGACCCGGGTCGAGGAGGCCGTGGGGCCCGATCCTGAGACGGAGCCCGCCCGAGGCGGCGGCTCCGGCCGGCTCGTCCTCGCGGCGGTCCTCGTGACGCTCGTGCTCGTCGCGAGCGCCTTCGTCGTCGGACGGATCAGCGTCGGGCAGACGGCGCCGCCGACGAGCGAGAGCCCCGCCGCGGGCTTCCTGCGCGACATGCAGGTGCACCACGCGCAGGCCGTCGAGATGTCCTTCATCGTGCGCGACGGCACCCTGGACGAGGACGTCCGCCGCATGGCCTACGACATCGCGACCTCCCAGTCCAACCAGGCTGGCCAGATGTACGCGCTCCTGTTCTCGTGGGATCTCCCCCAGGCGAGCCGCCAGGAGCGGATGACCTGGATGACGATCCCGCCGATCGACGGGAGCGGCCACGAGCACGAGGGCGGGGCGCACGTGCCCGGCGAGCCCATGCCGGGGCTCGCGACCGACGCCCAGCTCGACCGCCTCCGCGCGCTCGAGGGCGCCGACGCCGAGCGGTACTTCCTCGAGCTCATGCTCGCCCACCACCGGGGCGGGGTCGAGATGGCCGATGCGATCGCGGTGCGCACCGATCAGGAGAAGGTGCTGACCCTCGCGCGGAGCATGCAGCTCGCGCAGACCTCGGAGATCGACGCCATGACGGAGATGCTCGAGGAGCGCGGCGGCCCCCTCCCCTAA
- a CDS encoding ABC transporter ATP-binding protein: MGAPGRPGGAGSPGRYGKPRTRIGAADAAAQRAENAAAPRIPDLLPRIGSLFRPHRRALVLTVVLVLIGAGISVVPPLLTQQAFDRGLFPASGRPDVPVLVELVALMVVLWIGSALLGVWQTYLTARVGNEVMGSLRVRLFTHLQAMELGFFTRTKTGVIQSRLQNDVGGVAGVLSNTVSSVIGNTVTVIAAFVSMLVLSWQMTLVAVVLLPAIAFAQRRVGQVRARVATETQESLSQMTAITQEALSVSGILLAKAFTQQGSEVGRYREENRRQIRLQVRQTMTGQGFFALVNIFLSIIPAVIYLVAAWLIFQDVAVTAGTVVAFTTVQARLTWPLMGLMRVALDLQTSQALFARIFEYLDLVPAIVDREDAREVRRDRLGEVAFRDVTFRYPDAPADSRPTLEHVDFEILPGQHAAFVGPSGAGKTTVSYLVPRLHEAVSGRVEFAGDDVRELRQESLVGAIGIVSQETYLFHASIAENLRYARPDASQEELEAAARAANIHETIAAFPDGYDTIVGERGYRLSGGEKQRVAIARVLLKDPAVLILDEATSALDTVSERVVQHALDTAAAGRTTIAIAHRLSTVVRADVIFVVDGGRIVERGSHAELLAAGGVYARLVAEQLAGRSASAPLPSPEEVGFSASAARIRAADAEKPTS, translated from the coding sequence ATGGGAGCGCCGGGGCGGCCGGGCGGGGCCGGGAGCCCGGGACGCTACGGCAAGCCGCGCACCCGCATCGGCGCCGCCGACGCCGCGGCGCAGCGCGCCGAGAACGCGGCCGCGCCCCGCATTCCCGACCTCCTGCCGCGCATCGGCTCGCTGTTCCGGCCGCACCGCCGGGCGCTCGTGCTGACGGTCGTGCTCGTGCTCATCGGCGCCGGCATCAGCGTCGTGCCGCCGCTGCTCACCCAGCAGGCCTTCGACCGCGGGCTCTTCCCCGCATCCGGTCGCCCCGACGTCCCCGTGCTCGTCGAGCTCGTCGCGCTCATGGTCGTGCTCTGGATCGGGTCCGCCCTGCTCGGCGTGTGGCAGACCTACCTCACGGCCCGGGTCGGCAACGAGGTGATGGGGTCGCTGCGCGTGCGCCTGTTCACGCACCTGCAGGCGATGGAGCTCGGCTTCTTCACGCGCACGAAGACGGGCGTCATCCAGTCGCGGCTCCAGAACGACGTCGGCGGGGTCGCCGGGGTGCTGAGCAACACGGTCTCGAGCGTCATCGGCAACACCGTGACGGTCATCGCCGCCTTCGTCTCGATGCTCGTGCTGAGCTGGCAGATGACGCTCGTCGCGGTCGTGCTCCTGCCGGCGATCGCGTTCGCGCAGCGGCGCGTCGGGCAGGTGCGCGCGCGGGTCGCGACCGAGACGCAGGAGTCGCTCTCGCAGATGACGGCGATCACGCAGGAGGCGCTGAGCGTCTCCGGCATCCTCCTCGCGAAGGCCTTCACCCAGCAGGGCTCGGAGGTCGGCCGCTACCGCGAGGAGAACCGCCGCCAGATCCGCCTGCAGGTGCGGCAGACGATGACCGGCCAGGGCTTCTTCGCGCTCGTCAACATCTTCCTCAGCATCATCCCCGCGGTCATCTACCTCGTGGCGGCCTGGCTGATCTTCCAGGATGTGGCGGTGACGGCGGGCACCGTCGTCGCGTTCACGACCGTGCAGGCTCGGCTCACCTGGCCGCTCATGGGGCTCATGCGGGTCGCGCTCGACCTCCAGACCTCGCAGGCGCTCTTCGCGCGCATCTTCGAGTACCTCGACCTCGTGCCCGCGATCGTGGACCGCGAGGATGCGAGGGAGGTCCGGCGGGACCGCCTCGGGGAGGTCGCCTTCCGCGACGTGACGTTCCGGTATCCGGACGCGCCCGCCGACTCCCGCCCGACGCTCGAGCACGTCGACTTCGAGATCCTGCCCGGGCAGCACGCGGCCTTCGTCGGTCCCTCGGGTGCCGGCAAGACGACCGTCTCGTACCTCGTGCCCCGGCTCCACGAGGCCGTGTCGGGCCGGGTGGAGTTCGCGGGGGACGACGTCCGCGAGCTCCGGCAGGAGTCGCTCGTCGGCGCGATCGGGATCGTGAGCCAGGAGACCTACCTGTTCCACGCGTCCATCGCCGAGAACCTCCGCTACGCGAGGCCGGACGCGAGCCAGGAGGAGCTGGAGGCGGCGGCGCGCGCCGCGAACATCCACGAGACGATCGCCGCGTTCCCGGACGGCTACGACACGATCGTGGGGGAGCGCGGCTATCGGCTCTCGGGCGGCGAGAAGCAGCGGGTCGCGATCGCGCGCGTGCTGCTCAAGGATCCGGCCGTGCTCATCCTCGACGAGGCGACCAGCGCCCTCGACACCGTGAGCGAGCGCGTCGTGCAGCACGCCCTCGACACGGCCGCCGCGGGCCGCACGACGATCGCGATCGCCCACCGGCTCTCGACCGTCGTCCGGGCCGACGTCATCTTCGTCGTCGACGGCGGGCGGATCGTGGAGCGCGGCAGCCACGCGGAGCTCCTCGCGGCGGGCGGGGTCTACGCGCGGCTCGTGGCCGAGCAGCTCGCGGGGCGCAGCGCGTCCGCCCCGCTCCCGAGCCCCGAAGAGGTGGGTTTCTCCGCATCCGCCGCGCGGATCCGCGCGGCGGATGCGGAGAAACCCACCTCTTAG
- a CDS encoding carbohydrate ABC transporter permease, producing the protein MTTAVSAAPAIDERSFRAATKRTKRRLTSRGATIASLVIAVLWTIPTVGLFVTSIRPRDEIIRTGWWEIFVNPTVTFENYEAVLFGSESLMGPFINSIAISLPATVFPLVIASMAAYAFAWMPFKGRDTIFILVFALQIVPIQMALVPLLSLFSRGVKLDNDNVIYEGLQQAGLFSQVWVAHTIFALPLAIFLLHNFISQIPGDVIEAARVDGASHGQIFFRIVLPLSLPAIASFAIFQFLWVWNDLLVAIIFAGGQASPITRALGELTGEFGRNWQLLPAGAFISIIVPLIVFFSLQRYFVRGLLAGSTKG; encoded by the coding sequence ATGACCACGGCAGTCTCGGCGGCCCCCGCCATCGACGAGCGCAGCTTCAGGGCGGCGACGAAGCGCACGAAGCGCCGGCTCACCAGCCGCGGGGCGACGATCGCCTCGCTCGTGATCGCGGTGCTCTGGACGATCCCCACGGTCGGCCTCTTCGTCACCTCGATCCGCCCCCGCGACGAGATCATCCGCACCGGCTGGTGGGAGATCTTCGTCAACCCGACGGTCACCTTCGAGAACTACGAGGCCGTGCTGTTCGGCAGCGAGAGCCTCATGGGGCCGTTCATCAACTCGATCGCGATCTCGCTGCCGGCGACGGTGTTCCCGCTCGTGATCGCCTCGATGGCCGCCTACGCCTTCGCCTGGATGCCGTTCAAGGGGCGCGACACGATCTTCATCCTCGTGTTCGCCCTCCAGATCGTCCCCATCCAGATGGCGCTCGTGCCCCTGCTGTCGCTGTTCTCGCGTGGCGTGAAGCTCGACAACGACAACGTCATCTACGAGGGCCTGCAGCAGGCGGGGCTCTTCTCGCAGGTGTGGGTCGCGCACACGATCTTCGCGCTCCCGCTCGCGATCTTCCTGCTGCACAACTTCATCAGCCAGATCCCCGGGGATGTCATCGAGGCGGCCCGCGTGGACGGCGCGAGCCACGGGCAGATCTTCTTCCGGATCGTCCTGCCGCTCTCGCTGCCCGCGATCGCGTCCTTCGCGATCTTCCAGTTCCTCTGGGTCTGGAACGACCTCCTCGTGGCGATCATCTTCGCCGGCGGGCAGGCCTCGCCGATCACGCGGGCGCTGGGCGAGCTGACGGGCGAATTCGGCCGCAACTGGCAGCTGCTGCCGGCGGGCGCGTTCATCTCGATCATCGTCCCGCTCATCGTGTTCTTCTCGCTGCAGCGCTACTTCGTGCGCGGCCTCCTGGCGGGCTCGACGAAGGGCTGA
- a CDS encoding carbohydrate ABC transporter permease — translation MKDLLSAIGKLPPLAQIPIVILLFLAAAALVLFLIEIAPRKGRTYTIIRAVACILIPVAVFLLLGSVWWAAAVAAVLGGVFFVLDYRQKEGTGYLFALAGFLAPAFVLLVIGLVYPTIQTLINSFLSSRGNFIGFDNFVWIFSSENNLVTIRNTIIWVLVVPIVSTAIGLAYAVFIDRSRGERFFKALVFMPMAISFVGASIIFRFIYAYREEGQSQYGLLNQIVVWFGGSPVNWLQQVPLNSFLLMVVLIWVQTGFAMVILSAAIKGVPAEQMEAAQLDGTNAWQRFWNVTIPGISSSLVVVITTISIASLKVFDIVRTMGMAYPDTGVIANDMVSLLQNFETGRSSAFAVILFLLVLPIVIFNARQIQKQREIR, via the coding sequence ATGAAAGACCTCCTGTCCGCGATCGGGAAGCTGCCTCCGCTGGCGCAGATCCCGATCGTCATCCTCCTGTTCCTCGCCGCGGCCGCCCTCGTGCTGTTCCTCATCGAGATCGCGCCGCGCAAGGGCCGCACGTACACGATCATCCGGGCCGTCGCCTGCATCCTGATCCCCGTCGCGGTCTTCCTCCTCCTCGGCTCCGTCTGGTGGGCCGCCGCCGTCGCCGCCGTGCTGGGCGGCGTCTTCTTCGTGCTCGACTACCGGCAGAAGGAGGGGACCGGCTACCTCTTCGCGCTGGCCGGCTTCCTCGCGCCGGCCTTCGTGCTCCTCGTGATCGGCCTCGTCTACCCGACGATCCAGACGCTCATCAACTCGTTCCTCAGCTCGCGCGGCAACTTCATCGGCTTCGACAACTTCGTCTGGATCTTCAGCTCGGAGAACAACCTCGTGACGATCCGCAACACGATCATCTGGGTCCTCGTCGTGCCGATCGTCTCGACCGCGATCGGCCTCGCCTACGCGGTCTTCATCGACCGCTCCCGCGGCGAGCGGTTCTTCAAGGCGCTCGTCTTCATGCCGATGGCGATCAGCTTCGTCGGGGCGTCGATCATCTTCCGCTTCATCTACGCGTACCGCGAGGAGGGGCAGAGCCAGTACGGCCTCCTCAACCAGATCGTGGTGTGGTTCGGCGGGAGCCCCGTCAACTGGCTGCAGCAGGTGCCGCTCAACAGCTTCCTGCTCATGGTGGTCCTCATCTGGGTCCAGACGGGCTTCGCGATGGTGATCCTCTCGGCGGCCATCAAGGGGGTGCCCGCGGAGCAGATGGAGGCGGCGCAGCTCGACGGCACGAACGCCTGGCAGCGCTTCTGGAACGTCACGATCCCGGGGATCTCGAGCTCGCTCGTCGTCGTCATCACGACGATCTCGATCGCCTCGCTCAAGGTGTTCGACATCGTCCGCACCATGGGCATGGCCTATCCGGACACGGGCGTCATCGCCAACGACATGGTGAGCCTGCTGCAGAACTTCGAGACCGGCCGCTCCTCCGCCTTCGCCGTGATCCTGTTCCTGCTCGTGCTCCCGATCGTCATCTTCAACGCCCGGCAGATCCAGAAGCAGAGGGAGATCCGATGA
- a CDS encoding ABC transporter substrate-binding protein gives MGSTTLHRRVLLPIAIGGIAALTLAACSGGGGPAGDGPGDRGEADGVVTIYGTIADTEAELLEQSWADWETENDIDIQYESSKQFEAEIGSRAQAGDTPDLAIFPQPGLLGDLADRGYVQPAPEGVADNVAEGWSEDWAGYATVNDTLYGAPLMASVKGFVWYSPSQFEENGWEVPQTWDEMLALSQTIADTGEKPWCAGFGSDAATGWPGTDWVEDLVLREAGPDVYDQWVENEVPFTDPAIKTAFESVGEILLNPDYVNAGYGDVTTINSTPFGDPATALVDGDCALHHQASFYDGFISDAGGEVAEDGDIWAFLTPGTEAGASAVTGGGEIVAAFSNDEDTIAVQEYLSSADWANSRVSLGGVISANKGLDPANASSGILTQAIEILQDENTTFRFDASDLMPGAVGSGTFFKGMVAWVNGDDLDTVLEQIEAGWPSE, from the coding sequence ATGGGTTCCACCACCTTGCACCGTCGCGTGCTGTTGCCGATCGCGATCGGCGGCATCGCAGCCCTGACCCTCGCGGCCTGCTCCGGCGGCGGCGGACCGGCCGGCGACGGCCCGGGCGACCGCGGCGAGGCCGATGGCGTCGTGACCATCTACGGCACCATCGCCGACACCGAGGCCGAGCTCCTCGAGCAGTCGTGGGCCGACTGGGAGACCGAGAACGACATCGACATCCAGTACGAGTCGTCGAAGCAGTTCGAGGCCGAGATCGGCAGCCGCGCGCAGGCCGGCGACACCCCCGACCTCGCGATCTTCCCGCAGCCGGGCCTCCTCGGCGACCTCGCCGACCGCGGCTACGTGCAGCCCGCCCCCGAGGGCGTCGCCGACAACGTCGCCGAGGGCTGGTCGGAGGACTGGGCGGGCTACGCGACCGTCAACGACACCCTCTACGGCGCGCCGCTCATGGCGAGCGTCAAGGGCTTCGTCTGGTACTCGCCGAGCCAGTTCGAGGAGAACGGCTGGGAGGTCCCGCAGACCTGGGACGAGATGCTCGCCCTCAGCCAGACCATCGCCGACACGGGCGAGAAGCCCTGGTGCGCGGGCTTCGGCTCCGACGCCGCGACCGGCTGGCCGGGCACCGACTGGGTGGAGGACCTCGTCCTCCGCGAGGCCGGCCCCGACGTCTACGACCAGTGGGTCGAGAACGAGGTCCCCTTCACCGACCCGGCGATCAAGACCGCCTTCGAGTCGGTGGGCGAGATCCTCCTCAACCCGGACTACGTCAACGCGGGCTACGGCGACGTCACGACGATCAACTCGACCCCCTTCGGCGACCCGGCGACGGCCCTCGTCGACGGCGACTGCGCCCTCCACCACCAGGCCTCCTTCTACGACGGCTTCATCTCCGACGCCGGCGGCGAGGTCGCGGAGGACGGCGACATCTGGGCGTTCCTGACCCCGGGCACCGAGGCGGGCGCGAGCGCCGTCACGGGCGGCGGCGAGATCGTGGCCGCGTTCTCGAACGACGAGGACACGATCGCGGTGCAGGAGTACCTCTCGAGCGCCGACTGGGCCAACAGCCGAGTCAGCCTCGGCGGCGTCATCAGCGCGAACAAGGGCCTCGACCCGGCGAACGCGTCGAGCGGCATCCTCACGCAGGCCATCGAGATCCTCCAGGACGAGAACACCACGTTCCGCTTCGACGCCTCGGACCTCATGCCGGGCGCCGTCGGCTCGGGCACCTTCTTCAAGGGGATGGTCGCCTGGGTGAACGGGGACGACCTCGACACCGTCCTCGAGCAGATCGAGGCCGGCTGGCCGAGCGAGTAG
- a CDS encoding LacI family DNA-binding transcriptional regulator: MGSLSEVARRAGVSKATASRALSGAGYVSDTTRARVVEAAADLGYVASSAAASLVTGSTRNVGVVTPYISRWFFAEVLEGVEGALIEAGYDLTLYRIGDDATQRRRVFDYFLMRKRVDAVIAIGVALSREEVDLLHLLGKPVVGIGGDVPGIPTMRIDDVAVTRLVTEHLLSLGHRRIVHLGGEQDEQMDFRVHGKRLEGFRAALAAAGVPTGDAADDFVATPFSVAGGYHAAIHLLADPRTRPSAIVAGCDEIAIGAITAARQLGIQVPAQLSVVGIDDHELAEIFGLTTVRQSPREQGAAAVEAILGPLGGGRPLDARPRLIPTSLRVRTSTTAPAAE; encoded by the coding sequence ATGGGCTCGCTCTCCGAGGTGGCGCGCCGTGCCGGCGTCTCGAAGGCGACCGCCTCCCGAGCGCTGAGCGGCGCCGGCTACGTCTCCGACACGACCCGCGCCCGAGTCGTCGAGGCGGCGGCCGACCTCGGCTACGTGGCCTCGAGCGCGGCGGCGAGCCTCGTGACCGGCTCGACCCGCAACGTCGGCGTCGTCACGCCGTACATCAGCCGATGGTTCTTCGCAGAGGTGCTCGAGGGCGTCGAGGGCGCGCTCATCGAGGCCGGCTACGACCTCACCCTCTACCGGATCGGCGACGACGCGACGCAGCGCCGCCGGGTGTTCGACTACTTCCTCATGCGGAAGCGGGTGGATGCCGTCATCGCGATCGGGGTCGCGCTGAGCCGGGAGGAGGTCGATCTCCTCCACCTCCTCGGCAAGCCGGTCGTGGGGATCGGAGGCGACGTCCCCGGGATCCCGACCATGCGCATCGACGATGTCGCGGTGACCCGCCTCGTCACGGAGCACCTGCTCAGCCTCGGGCACCGGCGGATCGTGCACCTCGGCGGCGAGCAGGACGAGCAGATGGACTTCCGGGTGCACGGCAAGCGGCTCGAGGGCTTCCGCGCGGCGCTCGCGGCGGCGGGGGTGCCGACCGGGGATGCGGCCGACGACTTCGTCGCGACGCCGTTCTCGGTCGCGGGCGGGTATCACGCGGCGATCCACCTCCTCGCGGACCCGCGGACCCGCCCCTCGGCGATCGTGGCGGGCTGCGACGAGATCGCGATCGGCGCGATCACCGCGGCACGGCAGCTCGGCATCCAGGTGCCGGCGCAGCTCTCGGTCGTCGGGATCGACGATCACGAGCTCGCGGAGATCTTCGGCCTCACGACCGTCCGGCAGTCGCCCCGCGAGCAGGGCGCCGCCGCGGTGGAGGCGATCCTGGGCCCGCTCGGCGGCGGCAGGCCGCTCGACGCCCGGCCCCGGCTGATCCCGACGAGCCTGCGGGTCCGGACGAGCACCACGGCGCCGGCCGCCGAGTAG